In Micromonospora sp. WMMA1363, a genomic segment contains:
- a CDS encoding GNAT family N-acetyltransferase: MHKDRFARLERFYDAVPRDAARPEQHGALVLFVRDGTGWPFYARPRLDTTTSPALADVAAVRERQRELGLPEAFEWVHETTPELLAVARSAGLSVLEAPLMVLDPAALPEAATLSSVPVRLLDPTDEDFAAAVAARRAVAAVGFSAAGTDRGPAGPAERDAALTGLDVAALDEEATRVADGRRLSALAGTPGDGALASGMAMRVGDVAEIAGVATLPAARRRGLGAAVTAALAHALLAAGTGLVFLSAGSEEIARVYLRVGFRRIGTACIAEPAPVVP; encoded by the coding sequence CTGCACAAGGACAGGTTCGCGCGGCTGGAGCGCTTCTACGACGCGGTGCCCCGCGACGCCGCCCGACCCGAACAGCACGGCGCCCTGGTGCTGTTCGTCCGCGATGGCACCGGTTGGCCGTTCTACGCCCGCCCCCGGCTCGACACCACCACGTCGCCCGCCCTCGCCGACGTCGCGGCCGTCCGCGAGCGCCAGCGGGAGCTCGGGCTGCCGGAAGCGTTCGAGTGGGTGCACGAGACCACCCCCGAGTTGCTCGCCGTGGCCCGCTCCGCGGGCCTGTCCGTGCTCGAGGCGCCGTTGATGGTGCTCGATCCGGCCGCCCTGCCGGAAGCGGCCACGCTCAGCAGCGTGCCGGTACGACTGCTGGACCCGACGGACGAGGACTTCGCGGCCGCGGTGGCCGCCCGCCGAGCCGTCGCCGCGGTCGGGTTCTCCGCCGCCGGCACCGACCGCGGGCCGGCCGGGCCGGCCGAGCGCGACGCCGCGCTCACCGGGCTGGACGTCGCCGCCCTGGACGAGGAGGCGACCCGGGTCGCCGACGGCCGGCGGCTGTCGGCGCTGGCCGGCACGCCCGGCGACGGGGCACTGGCCAGCGGGATGGCGATGCGGGTCGGCGACGTCGCCGAGATAGCCGGGGTGGCCACCCTGCCGGCCGCCCGCCGCCGCGGTCTCGGTGCCGCGGTCACCGCCGCGCTGGCCCACGCGCTGCTCGCGGCCGGCACCGGCCTGGTCTTCCTCTCCGCCGGCAGCGAGGAGATCGCCCGGGTCTACCTGCGCGTCGGCTTCCGTCGCATCGGCACCGCCTGCATCGCCGAACCCGCTCCGGTCGTCCCCTGA
- a CDS encoding NAD(P)/FAD-dependent oxidoreductase — MRSAVVVGAGIGGLAVAGALARSGWRVTLLEQADRIRPAPTAVVLWPNGVRALHALGLGAGLDTIATPLPDGGVRRPDGHWLVQPRPAPADRMPVLVHREDLHDALVAGLGDAVELRTGMTVRTVRAEPGSRPSVDDGRHTIEADLVVAADGIDSVVRRQLAPEAAVASSGSVAWRAVIPWYRAPRLSAETSSTGEVLGAGYRFVSASLGEWGSSGTSNRGGIYWVATAAGAARPEPPETQLALLRRWYAGWPAPIADLLDATDPADLVQQEIRELRPLPRAYGLPAGPGGVALLGDAAHAMPPHLGQGACLAFEDAATLAALLRESRLPDAVSGYDRVRRPRVAAMVRQSRRMSAVLQARGRLALRARDVALGALSPRLRASAAVSAAQWRPPT, encoded by the coding sequence ATGCGCAGCGCGGTCGTGGTCGGTGCCGGCATCGGCGGTCTCGCCGTTGCCGGCGCGCTGGCCCGTTCGGGCTGGCGAGTCACCCTGCTCGAGCAGGCCGACCGGATCCGTCCAGCGCCCACGGCCGTGGTGCTCTGGCCCAACGGGGTCCGCGCGCTGCACGCCCTCGGCCTCGGGGCGGGCCTGGACACGATCGCGACACCGCTGCCCGACGGGGGCGTGCGCCGACCGGACGGCCACTGGCTGGTGCAGCCGCGTCCCGCCCCGGCGGACCGGATGCCGGTGCTGGTGCACCGGGAGGACCTGCACGACGCGCTTGTCGCCGGGCTTGGGGACGCGGTCGAGCTGCGGACCGGTATGACCGTGCGTACCGTCCGTGCCGAGCCAGGTTCCCGCCCGTCGGTCGACGACGGCCGACACACGATCGAGGCCGATCTGGTGGTCGCCGCCGACGGCATCGACAGTGTGGTCCGCCGGCAGCTGGCGCCCGAGGCGGCCGTGGCCAGCTCCGGATCCGTCGCCTGGCGAGCGGTGATCCCCTGGTACCGGGCGCCACGGCTGTCCGCCGAAACGTCGTCGACCGGCGAGGTGCTCGGCGCAGGCTACCGCTTCGTGTCCGCGTCGTTGGGTGAGTGGGGCTCGTCGGGGACGTCCAACCGCGGCGGCATCTACTGGGTGGCCACCGCCGCCGGCGCCGCCCGGCCGGAGCCGCCGGAAACCCAGCTCGCCCTGTTGCGCCGCTGGTACGCGGGCTGGCCCGCGCCGATCGCCGACCTGCTCGACGCCACCGACCCGGCGGACCTGGTGCAGCAGGAGATCCGTGAGCTGCGTCCGTTGCCCCGCGCGTACGGGCTCCCGGCCGGGCCGGGCGGGGTGGCGCTGCTCGGTGACGCCGCGCACGCCATGCCGCCGCACCTCGGGCAGGGCGCCTGCCTCGCCTTCGAGGACGCCGCCACGCTGGCCGCGCTCCTGCGCGAGTCCCGGCTGCCGGACGCCGTGTCCGGGTACGACCGGGTGCGCCGGCCGCGGGTTGCCGCTATGGTCCGACAGAGCCGCCGGATGTCTGCGGTGCTCCAGGCCCGGGGCCGGCTTGCCCTGCGCGCCCGCGACGTCGCCCTCGGCGCGCTGAGTCCCCGCCTGCGCGCGTCCGCCGCCGTCAGCGCGGCGCAATGGCGTCCCCCGACCTGA